A genomic window from Parasteatoda tepidariorum isolate YZ-2023 chromosome 10, CAS_Ptep_4.0, whole genome shotgun sequence includes:
- the LOC122272340 gene encoding uncharacterized protein: MKHHTGSKIQIQYSLFVGDEKDIIHTIHLKVPSTFTAFQVMQSAETEDPKYKFQWKKVFDKIDVYKVAQISNDPEIGKFWLLFHGTGKTDVLNHSFTSPDKLKLEEGSHLVLWYKSVDV; this comes from the exons ATGAAGCACCATACGGGATCAAAAATACAAATCCAGTATTCTCTGTTTGTGGGCGACGAGAAAGATATCATTCATACCATCCATTTGAAAGTGCCCTCGACTTTCACAGCTTTCCAAGTGATGCAGTCAGCAGAAACGGAAGATCCTAAGTACAA ATTCCAATggaaaaaagtctttgataAAATAGATGTGTACAAAGTTGCTCAAATATCGAATGATCCcgaaattggaaaattttggCTGTTGTTTCATGGGACAGGAAAAACAGATGTTCTCAATCATTCTTTTACAA GTCCAGATAAACTCAAACTGGAAGAGGGTAGTCATCTTGTTCTATGGTATAAAAGTGTAGATGTCTGA
- the LOC107447231 gene encoding uncharacterized protein CG3556-like, with the protein MHGSRITRISHLEIMSEKLCVTLLHNHPISDSIEGIEEARSRVVDLLKSKWSTWKWIDHIPKAVTAFSLAEGPHFGDLEDYLMLKQRDIQILLSLVRDVHLNDQLSTFINSLLSTCHDPRDFYGYNLVKLLKEQVMSENFTHPTSYLALCNANETWPDRVYQDLANTYNSSIDIPFRREHQAFAVMALSCEIRRRGNHSVAEFKKFLDFYETNIREFKALQKPSGSFGNVHRTALITQALIASGHEQETDWNYSKAMETLMQSINTSTTDIISIYLILPLLNGKSLTNIAFTNCSSLRNHDDLVAEIHDDYLGPKIKIQYSLFVGDPKDAIYTIVLKVPKHYGAFDVMQLISRKYPKYE; encoded by the exons ATGCATGGCAGCAGAATCACTCGAATTTCGCATTTAGAAATTATGAGCGAAAAATTATGCGTCACTCTTCTACATAACCATCCCATCA GTGATAGCATCGAAGGGATTGAAGAAGCCCGTTCTAGAGTTGTTGACCTACTGAAGAGTAAGTGGTCAACATGGAAATGGATCGATCACATTCCAAAGGCAGTCACAGCTTTTTCTTTGGCCGAAGGACCTCATTTCGGAGATCTTGAAGACTATCTTATGTTGAAGCAAAGGGATATTCAAATATTACTATCATTAGTGCG TGACGTCCATTTGAATGACCAGCTTAGCACATTCATTAATTCCTTGCTTTCTACTTGTCACGATCCTCGTGATTTTTATGGATACAATTTGGTAAAACTTCTGAAAGAACAAGTGATGTCTGAAAACTTTACCCATCCCACATCTTATTTGGCTCTCTGTAACGCCAACGAAACATGGCCAGATAGAGTTTATCAAGATCTCGCCAACACTTACAATAGCAGCATCGACATACCGTTTAGAAGAG AACACCAGGCATTCGCAGTGATGGCTCTTTCTTGCGAAATTCGCCGAAGGGGAAATCATTCCGttgcagaatttaaaaaattcttagatttttatgaaactaatattCGAGAGTTTAAAGCCCTGCAAAAACCGAGTGGTAGCTTCGGAAACGTGCACAGAACTGCTCTCATTACTCAG GCGTTGATTGCTAGTGGTCATGAACAGGAGACTGATTGGAATTATAGTAAAGCTATGGAAACTTTAATGCAATCAATAAATACGTCTACAACTGAcataatttctatatatttaattctacCTTTGCTGAATGGAAAGAGTTTGACAAACATTGCTTTCACAAATTGCTCATCACTAAGGAATCAtg ATGATCTGGTGGCTGAAATTCATGACGATTACTTAGGaccgaaaattaaaattcagtattCGCTGTTTGTAGGAGATCCTAAAGATGCCATCTACACCATAGTACTCAAAGTGCCAAAACACTATGGGGCTTTCGATGTGATGCAGCTTATTTCAAGGAAATACCCCAAATATGAGTAA